In Idiomarina sp. PL1-037, a single genomic region encodes these proteins:
- a CDS encoding TatD family hydrolase — translation MNTLYDTHCHIDFQAFDEDREQVLEAAAKAEVERFMVPGVSAEQWPRLQQLVNQFSSWRFALGLHPWFIQQHNLKHLEELEQALDNPHEQLRAVGEVGLDATCDNSELQRELFIEQLKLAKSYRLPVIIHHRKTLETTHPLVKQYGPEQGVIHAFSGSYEQAMKFVDCGYKLGVGGVITYTRAQKTRQTIAKIPLSALVLETDSPDMPICGHQGERNEPARIAQVLDALAELREVDKGSLSEALWKNSCELFNDAQPASNDLVSG, via the coding sequence ATGAATACGCTTTACGACACTCATTGCCATATTGATTTTCAGGCATTTGATGAGGACCGGGAGCAAGTTTTAGAAGCGGCTGCCAAGGCCGAAGTTGAACGTTTTATGGTGCCGGGTGTTAGCGCTGAGCAATGGCCCCGGCTGCAGCAGTTAGTTAATCAGTTCTCAAGCTGGCGCTTTGCTTTAGGTTTGCATCCTTGGTTTATTCAGCAACATAATCTGAAGCACCTGGAAGAGCTTGAGCAAGCCTTAGATAATCCACATGAGCAATTACGAGCAGTGGGCGAAGTAGGGCTGGATGCTACCTGCGATAATTCCGAGCTGCAGCGCGAGCTCTTTATTGAACAACTGAAATTAGCGAAGAGCTATCGCCTGCCAGTCATTATACATCATCGTAAAACTCTGGAGACAACTCATCCGTTAGTCAAACAATATGGTCCTGAGCAAGGCGTTATACACGCTTTTAGCGGCAGCTATGAGCAGGCTATGAAGTTTGTTGATTGCGGTTATAAGCTGGGAGTTGGCGGAGTAATTACTTACACCCGGGCACAAAAAACACGCCAGACAATAGCCAAAATACCGCTATCGGCTCTGGTGCTTGAGACAGACTCACCGGATATGCCTATTTGCGGACATCAGGGCGAACGTAATGAACCGGCGAGGATTGCACAGGTTCTCGACGCTCTAGCTGAGTTGAGAGAAGTTGATAAAGGCTCACTTAGCGAAGCTTTATGGAAGAACAGTTGTGAGCTGTTTAATGATGCTCAACCTGCCAGTAACGATCTCGTATCCGGTTAA
- the deoC gene encoding deoxyribose-phosphate aldolase has protein sequence MPSTQQVRALQALSFMDLTTLNNDDTRKVIGDLCQRASINKKSVAAVCVFPEWVALARQFLNEQGLDTKVATVTNFPDGSTNVARAAAETERAIAAGAHEIDVVLPYQALLQGDESTPAELVRECKDICGDSAQLKVIIESGELEQHDKIVLASELAIANGADFIKTSTGKVSVNATLKAAEAMLGVIKSSQTDCGFKAAGGIRTLDDAVQYIELAERIMGEDWVTVDNFRIGASSLLQDLQSLLVKV, from the coding sequence ATGCCATCAACACAACAGGTAAGGGCACTACAGGCTTTGTCCTTTATGGATTTAACCACGTTAAATAACGATGATACCCGCAAGGTAATTGGAGACTTATGCCAACGAGCCTCGATAAATAAAAAAAGTGTCGCTGCGGTTTGTGTGTTTCCTGAATGGGTGGCGTTGGCTCGCCAGTTTCTCAACGAGCAGGGGTTGGATACCAAAGTCGCTACGGTTACTAACTTTCCTGACGGCAGTACCAATGTCGCCCGCGCTGCCGCTGAAACCGAGCGCGCTATAGCGGCTGGCGCACACGAGATTGACGTGGTTCTGCCTTATCAGGCTTTATTGCAAGGTGATGAGAGCACACCGGCTGAGTTAGTTAGGGAATGCAAAGACATCTGCGGCGATTCAGCTCAATTGAAAGTTATTATTGAATCAGGCGAATTGGAGCAGCACGACAAAATCGTCCTGGCCAGTGAACTGGCTATTGCTAACGGCGCCGATTTTATTAAAACCTCAACTGGCAAAGTATCGGTAAATGCCACCTTAAAAGCGGCTGAAGCTATGCTGGGGGTCATTAAATCCAGTCAAACAGATTGTGGTTTTAAAGCCGCAGGCGGTATCCGGACACTGGATGATGCGGTTCAGTATATCGAACTAGCTGAGCGGATTATGGGCGAAGACTGGGTTACCGTTGATAATTTCCGCATCGGAGCCAGTAGCCTGTTGCAGGATCTCCAAAGCCTATTGGTTAAGGTTTAA
- a CDS encoding phosphopentomutase, with protein sequence MSRAIVLVLDSFGIGAAPDADKFDDEGVDTFGHIAESRHQQGQSLQLPNLIRLGLAEAHKEATGTYAKGFQEVATHGAYACAAELSSGKDTPSGHWELMGVPVHFEWGYFRDKENSFPDELLAQILKTCELDGYLGNCHASGTEILKQLGGQHIRSGYPIFYTSADSVFQIAAHEEHFGLDRLYQLCEKVRALIEPYNIGRVIARPFIGDNAESFERTANRKDYSVSPPKPTVLDKLQNKGGKVIAIGKISDIFAGQGVSESVKASGLNGLLTATLNAMEKAPENTLIFTNLVDFDTLYGHRRDIDGYARELEAFDQWLPVIESAMKPDDVLVLTADHGCDPTWQGTDHTREFIPVLLSGQNVRAGSRGKRHSFADLGQTLCRLFDLPAMEEGKAIQLS encoded by the coding sequence ATGAGCAGAGCCATTGTTCTGGTATTAGATTCGTTTGGTATTGGTGCAGCCCCCGACGCCGACAAGTTTGATGATGAAGGCGTTGATACGTTTGGCCATATTGCTGAATCTAGGCACCAGCAGGGGCAATCCCTGCAGTTACCTAACCTGATCCGGCTGGGTTTAGCTGAAGCTCATAAAGAAGCGACAGGCACCTATGCCAAAGGTTTTCAGGAAGTGGCAACTCATGGTGCTTATGCCTGTGCTGCAGAACTCTCGTCGGGAAAAGACACGCCCTCTGGTCATTGGGAATTAATGGGTGTTCCGGTGCATTTCGAATGGGGTTACTTCCGTGATAAAGAAAACAGTTTTCCTGATGAATTGTTAGCTCAAATTCTTAAGACCTGCGAACTCGACGGTTATCTTGGTAATTGCCATGCCTCGGGCACTGAAATCCTAAAGCAATTGGGTGGGCAGCACATCCGTAGCGGTTATCCTATTTTTTACACTTCTGCCGATTCCGTGTTTCAGATAGCCGCGCACGAAGAGCATTTTGGTCTGGATCGCTTGTATCAGTTATGTGAGAAGGTTCGGGCGCTTATAGAGCCGTATAATATTGGTCGTGTTATTGCGCGTCCTTTTATTGGTGACAACGCCGAAAGCTTTGAGCGTACAGCGAACCGGAAAGACTACTCTGTTTCACCACCTAAGCCGACGGTGTTGGATAAGCTTCAGAATAAAGGCGGTAAGGTTATTGCTATCGGTAAAATTTCGGATATTTTTGCCGGACAGGGAGTTTCCGAGTCAGTCAAAGCTTCGGGGCTGAACGGGCTCTTAACGGCGACATTAAACGCCATGGAGAAAGCCCCTGAGAACACATTAATTTTTACTAATTTAGTGGATTTTGACACCTTATACGGACACCGGCGAGATATTGATGGTTATGCCCGGGAACTGGAAGCATTCGACCAATGGTTGCCTGTTATTGAATCGGCAATGAAACCGGATGATGTTTTGGTATTAACCGCTGATCATGGCTGTGATCCCACCTGGCAGGGAACCGATCATACCCGTGAATTTATTCCTGTATTACTGTCGGGTCAAAACGTGCGGGCGGGGAGCCGGGGGAAACGACACAGTTTCGCCGATTTAGGGCAAACACTGTGTCGTCTATTTGACTTACCCGCAATGGAAGAAGGCAAGGCGATTCAGCTTAGCTAA
- a CDS encoding AhpA/YtjB family protein: MRLTESRQWQRVRGTLLNNKTKAIIRIMTKRALRLAAAAGLLLIIINVWNIASVQSQQQLFSQTQSVTQLMIDQAEHEARYWLEHQNTERLTALTDNIASHPEVMAATIRNRFGELLVHSGVDSSIIDWPTSEDISDPWVLVEEINLEDDVSGYLQVIFDKNLLLKQSQTAHNGLMQQGKLLLLLAMLAGVFIMLGFNRIRDRYWQVEHH; this comes from the coding sequence ATGCGACTAACAGAATCCAGGCAATGGCAAAGAGTAAGAGGCACTTTGCTTAACAACAAAACCAAAGCCATTATTCGTATTATGACCAAACGTGCACTACGCTTAGCCGCTGCCGCAGGATTACTGCTAATCATTATTAATGTATGGAATATTGCCAGTGTCCAGTCGCAACAGCAACTTTTCTCACAAACTCAGTCGGTAACCCAGCTTATGATAGATCAAGCCGAGCACGAAGCTCGTTATTGGCTTGAACATCAAAATACTGAACGCTTAACAGCTCTGACTGATAATATAGCGAGCCACCCCGAAGTCATGGCGGCCACCATTCGTAACCGCTTTGGCGAACTGCTCGTTCACAGTGGCGTTGACTCATCTATTATTGATTGGCCCACTAGCGAAGACATTTCTGACCCTTGGGTACTGGTTGAAGAGATTAACCTGGAAGACGATGTGAGTGGGTATTTACAGGTCATTTTCGATAAAAATTTATTATTGAAGCAAAGCCAGACCGCCCATAACGGCCTGATGCAACAAGGTAAACTGTTGCTTCTTTTGGCTATGCTGGCCGGTGTGTTTATTATGCTTGGCTTTAACCGGATACGAGATCGTTACTGGCAGGTTGAGCATCATTAA
- the rimI gene encoding ribosomal protein S18-alanine N-acetyltransferase — translation MQSFNIEDFRPGELEFSVEKKAHSTPWSWSVFSESYGEQYRCRRLLRDSRVIGFTISQLVADELTLHNIAVDPDFQGQGFGYKLMQDLLDYAEKKHCVVFLEVRASNAAAIRLYERNGFDTVGRRVNYYPAADGREDALVMRWESE, via the coding sequence ATGCAAAGCTTTAACATTGAGGATTTTCGACCCGGTGAGCTTGAATTTTCGGTCGAAAAAAAAGCACATAGTACCCCCTGGTCCTGGTCTGTATTTAGCGAAAGTTATGGCGAACAATATCGTTGTCGGCGGCTATTACGCGACTCACGGGTTATTGGTTTTACTATTAGCCAGTTAGTTGCCGATGAATTGACGTTGCACAACATTGCTGTGGATCCTGACTTTCAGGGACAGGGCTTTGGTTACAAACTCATGCAGGACTTATTAGACTATGCTGAAAAGAAACACTGCGTTGTGTTTCTGGAAGTTCGTGCTTCCAATGCTGCCGCAATCCGCTTATATGAACGCAATGGATTTGATACGGTAGGGCGCAGAGTCAATTATTATCCAGCCGCCGATGGGCGCGAAGACGCGTTAGTTATGCGTTGGGAAAGCGAATAA
- the deoA gene encoding thymidine phosphorylase, with translation MFLAQEVIRKKRDAVSLSDIDIQQFVNGICDDSVSEGQIAALAMAIYFRGMSAQEKTALTVAMRDSGDVLDWRQDNLNGPVLDKHSTGGVGDVVSLMLGPIVAACGGYVPMISGRGLGHTGGTLDKFDAIPGYQTAPNNQRFRDTVKQAGVAIIGQTGRLAPADSRFYATRDVTATVESIPLITASILAKKLAEGPDGLVMDVKAGNGAFMPDYRESKELAQSLVSVGRKLGVETTALITDMNEALGSAAGNAVEVQLAVDYLTGKRRDKRLHQVTKALSAELLVSGNLAKNTDQAEVMVENVLENGLAAERFAKMVSSLGGPHDFLEKSDQYLPQASLIKPLKLPAEYHGQYLSGVNTRELGMAVVCLGGGRRKADDTLDLSVGMTNILTIGSKVDSDTVIATVHASNESDWQEAADSILKALNFSSNPPESDSVIYERIAGETE, from the coding sequence ATGTTTTTGGCGCAAGAGGTTATTCGCAAAAAACGTGATGCTGTCAGTTTATCCGACATCGATATTCAGCAGTTTGTTAACGGAATTTGCGATGACAGCGTCAGTGAGGGGCAAATAGCGGCGCTGGCTATGGCGATTTATTTTCGTGGTATGTCGGCGCAGGAAAAAACAGCTTTAACCGTTGCTATGCGAGACTCGGGCGATGTTCTTGACTGGCGGCAGGACAATTTAAATGGTCCGGTATTGGATAAGCACTCAACCGGCGGTGTCGGTGATGTCGTGAGTTTAATGCTGGGTCCTATTGTCGCGGCCTGTGGTGGCTATGTTCCGATGATTTCCGGGCGAGGTCTGGGGCACACCGGCGGCACGCTGGATAAATTTGACGCTATTCCCGGCTATCAAACCGCGCCGAATAATCAACGTTTTCGCGATACGGTTAAGCAGGCTGGCGTAGCCATTATTGGACAAACAGGGCGCCTGGCGCCGGCTGACAGCCGGTTTTACGCAACGCGTGATGTGACTGCGACAGTGGAATCTATTCCGTTAATTACGGCTTCCATTTTAGCTAAAAAGCTGGCGGAAGGCCCTGATGGTTTGGTTATGGATGTTAAAGCCGGTAACGGCGCATTCATGCCAGATTACCGAGAGTCTAAAGAGCTTGCACAAAGCCTGGTGAGTGTCGGTCGTAAATTGGGAGTGGAAACCACGGCGCTTATTACTGACATGAACGAGGCTTTAGGTTCCGCTGCCGGTAATGCGGTTGAGGTCCAGTTAGCCGTCGATTATTTAACGGGAAAGCGTAGGGATAAACGCCTGCATCAGGTGACAAAAGCGTTATCTGCTGAGTTGCTTGTGTCGGGAAACTTGGCTAAAAATACGGACCAAGCTGAGGTTATGGTTGAAAACGTGCTGGAAAACGGTTTGGCGGCGGAACGTTTTGCAAAAATGGTCAGTTCTTTGGGTGGGCCTCACGATTTTCTGGAAAAAAGCGACCAGTACCTGCCTCAGGCAAGCCTGATAAAACCGTTAAAGCTTCCTGCTGAATATCACGGGCAGTATTTATCTGGAGTGAACACAAGAGAACTGGGAATGGCGGTTGTCTGTTTAGGCGGAGGTCGGCGCAAAGCTGATGACACACTGGATTTAAGCGTTGGCATGACCAATATTCTGACCATTGGATCGAAAGTGGACTCAGATACTGTTATAGCAACAGTGCATGCCAGTAACGAGTCGGACTGGCAAGAGGCTGCCGATAGCATACTGAAAGCTTTGAATTTTTCCTCTAACCCGCCGGAGTCCGACTCTGTGATCTATGAGCGCATAGCCGGAGAGACTGAATGA
- a CDS encoding HDOD domain-containing protein, with protein sequence MAIEITTAEKRLLQKVSIPPRPETLLTVSREAKKSEPDVTVIAESISADMSIAAAVLQVVNSAAYRRAREVDSIQQAVMTLGFRRVFPIVRAVALKSALASDYDLSEFWRYNEWVASACVMIAEAIGRPELRDHAYMLGLFQSSGIPVMLAEFDDYADLLNAAESTPWQQVQAKEQERFQTTHTTIGALLAQQWKLPKIVVEVIYYLFEDSSIFNHSSELDNLTLDLLGILKISRYAIDLRTRSLAGEEEWQYVQDGVLEHFQIDEFKVDEMLEIVHEELFDIEA encoded by the coding sequence ATGGCGATAGAAATTACGACAGCAGAAAAACGGTTGTTACAAAAAGTGAGTATTCCACCTCGCCCAGAAACATTGCTAACTGTGAGTCGTGAAGCCAAAAAAAGTGAGCCGGATGTTACCGTTATCGCTGAATCTATTTCGGCTGATATGAGTATAGCGGCTGCTGTTTTGCAGGTTGTCAACTCTGCCGCCTATCGCAGAGCGAGAGAAGTCGATTCAATTCAGCAGGCCGTTATGACGCTTGGTTTTCGTCGGGTTTTTCCAATTGTCCGGGCCGTTGCGCTTAAGTCGGCTTTGGCATCTGACTATGATCTCAGCGAGTTCTGGCGTTATAACGAGTGGGTTGCCAGCGCCTGTGTGATGATCGCTGAAGCCATAGGGCGGCCGGAGTTGAGAGATCATGCTTATATGCTGGGTCTTTTTCAGAGCTCGGGAATACCGGTGATGCTGGCTGAGTTCGATGATTATGCCGACTTACTCAATGCTGCAGAAAGCACTCCGTGGCAGCAAGTTCAGGCCAAAGAGCAGGAGCGCTTTCAGACCACACATACCACTATCGGTGCGCTGCTGGCACAACAATGGAAGTTGCCAAAAATAGTTGTTGAAGTTATTTATTACTTGTTCGAAGACAGTTCAATTTTCAATCATTCCAGCGAACTCGACAATTTAACCCTCGACTTATTGGGAATACTAAAAATATCGCGGTACGCAATTGATTTGAGAACACGAAGTTTGGCCGGAGAAGAAGAATGGCAGTATGTTCAGGATGGCGTACTTGAGCATTTTCAAATTGATGAGTTTAAAGTGGATGAGATGCTGGAGATTGTTCATGAGGAACTTTTTGACATAGAAGCCTAG
- a CDS encoding methyl-accepting chemotaxis protein, translated as MNNPSNLHMQLTIKAKVFSLALIPPVVIAVFLTWYNLSQSTTVGQNAVEEFTTQIEKDSREELSNYLKLAITSIQHLVKDTSLGSLQERQERAKQILRQLRFDDSGDVGYLFVYDRQGVSIAHGVNQSLEGKNLFDFQDPNGVYLIRKLIEEAEGGGGFVKYDWQNTQQQVNPKLGYAKLLNEWNWVIGTGFWTAGMEQEATRIENNVDEALADAVVETIIASIIALLIIAALALFVVKGITKPLRNALNAMERIAKGDGDLTQRLDTTSQDEMADLGQAFNDFADQVSDMVTNIRHSASSVSRSTQKLDKVLVGAREGVTEQQAESEQVATAINEMSTASHEVARSASEASSAAEQAEELVHSSNHLLTKAVNVIHGLAEKVENGASEVEQLNAHSAKIGSVLDVIRGIAEQTNLLALNAAIESARAGEAGRGFAVVADEVRTLAKRTQDSTHEIESMIDQLQQGSKKVSSVMASIKEGSKTSVAEAAEVENALAKVLEAVNTINTQNAQIATAAEEQTSVSETINQNMTAIVDIAKQTADGTQQAGEHMKELSNTAAQLENNVKRYRVS; from the coding sequence ATGAACAACCCGAGTAACCTGCACATGCAACTGACGATAAAAGCGAAAGTATTTTCTCTGGCACTTATCCCCCCGGTAGTTATTGCCGTGTTCTTAACCTGGTATAACTTATCTCAGTCGACAACTGTCGGGCAAAACGCCGTTGAAGAATTCACAACGCAAATTGAAAAAGACAGTAGAGAAGAGCTCTCTAACTATCTGAAGTTAGCAATTACTTCTATCCAGCACCTTGTAAAAGATACTTCCCTGGGGTCGCTTCAGGAAAGGCAAGAGCGCGCAAAGCAAATACTACGGCAATTACGTTTTGATGACTCTGGTGATGTGGGTTATCTCTTTGTTTACGACCGGCAGGGGGTCAGTATTGCTCACGGCGTTAATCAGAGCCTTGAAGGTAAAAACCTGTTCGACTTTCAGGACCCAAATGGGGTCTACCTTATCAGAAAGCTTATTGAAGAAGCAGAAGGTGGCGGCGGTTTCGTCAAATATGACTGGCAGAATACTCAGCAGCAAGTCAATCCGAAACTTGGTTATGCCAAGCTACTAAACGAGTGGAACTGGGTAATAGGTACTGGCTTTTGGACAGCCGGAATGGAGCAGGAAGCCACCAGAATTGAAAATAATGTTGATGAAGCACTTGCGGATGCCGTTGTTGAAACCATCATAGCCTCAATTATTGCATTACTTATTATTGCCGCACTGGCATTGTTTGTGGTTAAAGGAATTACTAAGCCACTACGTAACGCTCTTAACGCTATGGAACGAATTGCAAAAGGTGACGGTGATCTCACCCAGCGCCTTGATACGACCAGCCAAGATGAAATGGCTGATCTTGGGCAGGCCTTTAACGATTTTGCCGATCAGGTTTCCGATATGGTCACCAATATCCGTCATTCCGCGAGTTCCGTGAGCCGCTCCACTCAAAAGCTGGACAAAGTTCTGGTTGGCGCTCGTGAGGGGGTTACCGAACAGCAGGCAGAAAGTGAACAGGTAGCAACCGCAATTAACGAAATGTCGACAGCCTCTCACGAAGTGGCCCGTAGCGCCAGCGAAGCGTCATCGGCAGCTGAGCAGGCGGAAGAATTAGTTCATTCCAGTAATCATCTGCTGACCAAAGCCGTTAATGTCATTCACGGCCTGGCAGAAAAGGTTGAGAACGGCGCATCAGAAGTTGAGCAGCTAAACGCGCATTCAGCGAAAATTGGCTCCGTGCTTGATGTTATTCGCGGCATTGCCGAACAGACCAACTTACTGGCGCTTAACGCGGCAATAGAGTCGGCTCGGGCAGGTGAGGCAGGCAGAGGTTTTGCGGTTGTTGCAGACGAGGTTCGAACTCTGGCAAAACGAACTCAGGACAGCACTCACGAAATTGAATCTATGATAGACCAACTGCAACAAGGCAGCAAAAAAGTGTCCAGTGTCATGGCTTCAATAAAAGAAGGCAGTAAAACCAGTGTCGCTGAAGCAGCAGAAGTGGAAAATGCCCTGGCTAAAGTTCTGGAAGCGGTAAACACCATTAACACGCAGAACGCACAAATTGCGACTGCTGCGGAAGAACAAACATCGGTTTCGGAAACCATTAACCAAAATATGACCGCAATTGTCGATATTGCGAAGCAAACCGCAGATGGCACTCAACAAGCCGGAGAGCATATGAAAGAGCTCAGTAACACCGCTGCTCAACTTGAGAACAACGTTAAGCGGTATCGTGTTAGCTAA
- the serB gene encoding phosphoserine phosphatase SerB, translating to MKYSSGLIVFDMDSTLIHIECIDEIARLNNRYTKVSAITEAAMRGEIDFAQSLIQRVACLEGIKECDLESLFSPIPFNPGAKELIQALQAVGWKTALVSGGFTWFADRVQAALNLDMVVANQLEVANGCLTGKVLGDIVDAEVKAAQLQQLAGHWNIPPERTVAVGDGANDALMLKAAAVGIAFNAKPALQAIADYSVNSNNLLEVQGCLKQSELIEPVI from the coding sequence ATGAAATACAGTTCTGGTTTAATTGTTTTCGACATGGATTCTACCTTAATTCATATTGAGTGTATCGACGAAATTGCACGATTAAACAACCGTTATACTAAAGTCTCAGCCATAACGGAAGCCGCCATGAGGGGGGAAATTGACTTCGCACAGAGCTTAATCCAGCGTGTGGCCTGCCTTGAAGGCATTAAAGAGTGTGATCTGGAAAGTTTATTTTCGCCCATTCCATTTAACCCAGGCGCTAAAGAACTTATCCAGGCTCTGCAAGCCGTGGGCTGGAAAACGGCACTGGTTTCCGGTGGTTTCACTTGGTTTGCAGACAGGGTTCAAGCGGCCCTGAATCTGGATATGGTTGTCGCTAACCAGCTGGAAGTAGCCAATGGCTGCCTGACCGGGAAGGTATTAGGTGACATTGTTGACGCTGAAGTTAAAGCTGCACAACTGCAGCAACTGGCCGGTCATTGGAATATTCCACCGGAGCGAACCGTAGCGGTAGGAGACGGCGCCAATGACGCCTTAATGCTTAAAGCCGCCGCTGTTGGTATTGCCTTTAATGCAAAACCTGCATTGCAGGCTATTGCGGATTACTCTGTCAATTCCAATAACCTACTCGAGGTACAGGGTTGCCTTAAACAGTCAGAACTTATTGAGCCAGTTATTTAA
- the prfC gene encoding peptide chain release factor 3, with the protein MSESSLQNEVAKRRTFAIISHPDAGKTTITEKVLLHGQQIQKAGTIKGKKSGQHAKSDWMQMEQERGISVTTSVMQFPYNNALVNLLDTPGHEDFSEDTYRTLTAVDSCLMVIDGAKGVEDRTIKLMEVTRLRDTPIITFMNKLDRDIRDPLELLDEVEDVLKIMCAPITWPIGSGKNFKGVYHLLKDETILYKTGQGHRIQEETVIKGLDNPELDEKLGAWADELREQIELVNGASNSFDKELFLAGELTPVFFGTALGNFGVDHMLDGLVDWAPKPQPRETDQQDSVSADNKNFSGFIFKIQANMDPRHRDRVAFLRIVSGKYEKGMKMRQVRTGKDVRISDALTFLAGDRSHVEEAYPGDIIGLHNHGTIQIGDTFTAGEDFKFSGIPNFAPELFRRIRLKDPLKQKQLLKGLVQLSEEGAVQVFRPLISNDLIVGAVGVLQFDVVVHRLRTEYKVDAMYENINVATARWVSSKDEKKLDEFRRKAEANLALDGGDNLTYIAPTMVNLSLAEERYPDIEFTHTREH; encoded by the coding sequence ATGTCTGAATCCAGCTTGCAGAATGAAGTCGCGAAACGTCGTACCTTTGCCATTATCTCGCACCCCGATGCCGGTAAAACCACGATTACTGAAAAGGTCTTGCTGCACGGTCAGCAGATCCAAAAAGCGGGAACGATAAAAGGCAAAAAGTCTGGTCAGCATGCAAAGTCAGACTGGATGCAAATGGAGCAGGAGCGTGGCATATCGGTAACGACCTCTGTAATGCAATTTCCTTACAATAATGCCCTGGTAAACCTATTAGATACTCCCGGACATGAAGACTTCTCAGAAGATACTTACCGTACCCTGACCGCTGTCGACTCTTGTTTAATGGTTATTGACGGGGCGAAAGGTGTCGAAGACCGAACCATTAAACTGATGGAAGTTACTCGTTTACGAGATACTCCTATTATCACTTTTATGAACAAACTCGACCGTGACATTCGCGACCCGCTTGAGTTACTGGATGAAGTAGAAGATGTTCTGAAAATTATGTGCGCTCCTATTACCTGGCCGATTGGTTCTGGCAAAAACTTTAAAGGGGTTTATCACCTTCTTAAAGATGAAACGATTTTATATAAAACCGGACAGGGGCATCGAATTCAGGAAGAGACCGTTATAAAAGGTCTTGATAACCCTGAGTTAGATGAGAAGCTAGGTGCCTGGGCAGACGAGCTACGTGAGCAAATCGAGTTAGTAAATGGGGCATCAAACTCCTTTGATAAAGAGCTATTTCTCGCTGGCGAATTAACCCCGGTATTTTTCGGTACGGCTTTAGGTAACTTCGGTGTGGATCATATGCTGGATGGTCTGGTTGACTGGGCACCGAAACCTCAGCCTCGTGAAACCGATCAACAAGACAGCGTCAGTGCAGACAACAAAAATTTCTCTGGCTTCATTTTTAAAATTCAGGCGAACATGGATCCGCGTCACCGGGACCGTGTGGCTTTTCTACGAATTGTGTCCGGTAAATATGAAAAAGGTATGAAAATGCGTCAGGTTCGCACAGGTAAAGACGTGCGCATCAGTGATGCATTAACCTTTTTAGCGGGTGATCGTTCGCACGTGGAGGAAGCCTACCCGGGCGATATCATTGGTCTTCATAACCACGGGACCATTCAAATCGGCGATACCTTTACCGCCGGCGAAGACTTTAAGTTTAGTGGTATCCCGAACTTTGCGCCTGAGCTTTTCCGTCGTATCCGTCTGAAAGATCCACTGAAGCAGAAGCAATTATTAAAAGGCTTAGTGCAGTTATCCGAAGAGGGTGCCGTGCAGGTATTCCGCCCGCTTATCAGCAATGACTTGATTGTCGGTGCTGTTGGGGTTCTGCAGTTCGATGTGGTCGTTCATCGTTTGAGAACAGAGTACAAAGTGGATGCCATGTACGAAAACATTAACGTTGCGACAGCGCGCTGGGTGAGCAGCAAAGACGAGAAGAAACTGGATGAGTTTCGTCGTAAAGCAGAAGCGAATCTGGCCTTAGATGGTGGTGATAACCTGACGTACATTGCCCCGACTATGGTGAACTTAAGCCTGGCAGAAGAGCGTTATCCCGATATTGAGTTTACTCACACACGGGAACACTAA